DNA sequence from the Cohnella herbarum genome:
AAAAGGGACGGTTTCGTCGATCGCATAGTATTTATGGGATTCGGACGTCAGCCGCTGAATGTCCGTCAGCGAACGAAGCGCGTAAGCGTTGCCCAGATAAGCGCCGGCTCCGCCCAATTCGAGCCTCGTCTGCTTCAGAATCCGATCGAACACGACGGCGGTATCGTTTCTCGTATAGCGACGGTTCGGGTTGTAGTCCCGGAATAACGCGTCGCCGAGCCAATCGTAAAGAATACCGTCCGCGCCGAGCTTGCCTGCGTCGCGGATCAAATCCCGGGCCAGATCGTAGGTGACGTTCGGATTGAGGAAGAAGTATTCGTCCGCGAACAGAACGTCGCCCTCCGCCGAACGAATGCCATTCGTCTTGGGCGACAGCTTAAGCGCCTGCGAATCGCCCTGCACGAGATCGGCCGCCAAATATAGCCGGTATCCAAGATCGTGCGCCGTATCGATAAGCGTCTTCAATCCCGCTTCTCCGCCCAGTTTCTTCTCTGCTTCCAACTTTAACGTCGGCGCCAGACTGCCTTCGCGCTGCCAATTCAGCAAGGTAACCCGGACATTGTTCAGACCCGCCTCCTTGAGCTGCTCCAGCATTTCTTCCGCCTGGCCGAAAGTCGTCGCCGTCTCGTAACGGCGGCTGCCGTAGGGAATCGTATCGCCTCCGACGAGAGTCAGATGCAGCGGGACGTCCGTCTGCGGATCCATCGGCGGACCGAGCTGCCCGGCGTCGAGCAGATGCTGCCGATAGCGCTTGGCCATGCCGGCGTAATCGGCTTCCTCCCCCTCCAGAAACGCGTACAGAATGGCCCGGTCCTCCCGCAGGGGTTCCTCCTGGAACACCCGGAGCGATCGGCCGCTCAGATTGAGCCGCCGGTTGTATTCTTCGCGGTACAGAAAACGGGCATTGACGGAATTCAGCGTGCTGACCAGACCCGAAGGCAGCCCGCGCACGGCTGAGGCCTTCTCTCCCGCGGCAATGACGGCGACAAAAGCGCGGTCCCCGCGTTTCAATCCGAATACCGGCATCGACGCGGTAACCGGTCCGAACGTCTTGTTCGTCATTTCCGGCCCGTAGACGTATTGATCGTAGCCGTCCCCGACGATCTCCCGTTCCCGGGGAAAACGGATAAGTCCGCCGGGGCCGTCCGGCACGAAAATGTAGCCGGGCACGGCATCGTCGGCCGCTCCGAAGAACGGCAGCGGATCGATCGACAGGATGCGGAACTTGCCGTTCTCCTCGATGCCCGCGGCGGGGATCGACACGCGGAAGCCGTCCGCCGTCAACTGATACAGCATGCTGAACGCAATATCCAGCTTTCCGATGTCGAACCGCACGGCCACGCCGTCGTCCATGGCGGTGAAGGTCGGCGTTACGCTTGGCTCCAGGACGTTCGTCACCAGGCGCTGCACCTTGGATTGCTCGTAATATTCCAGAATGAACGGCGATTCCAGGTTCTTTCGCAAGGCGCCGCCGACCGTTTCGTTCTCCAGCGCGGCCGGATCGGGATTGCTCCGCCACCGTTCGCCGCTGCTTGCATTCTTGACGATGACCTGGCCCGTGGCAGGCTGCACGAGCAGCTCGTATCGCTGCGTACGCGCCGCCACCGCAAAGCCCTGCGCGTCGAGGTCCGACGGCTGCCAGGCAGCGCCTTGCGGCATGGCGATCGCCGCTGGCGCGTAAGCGGCGGTATCGAACGATTCCGCCGAGGGAGGCGTCAGCAGGCCGCGAACCGCTAGTCCCGCGCAGACCGCGGCCGCGCAGATCGCCGCGGCAAGCCACAGTCTCTTGCGTCTGGTCACGTTAGCCAAAGACTGTCGCCTCCTTGTACAGTTGATAGATAAAGTCCGACACGTTGTAAGTCAGGCCGGTCGTAACCGCGACGAACAGGAACAGAATGCAGATCGCCACGACCGTGATGGCGCTGTTCTTCAAATTTTCCACGAATTCGAAATTATGGACGACCTGAGAGCTGACGAGAAGCAGGGCACCGCTCCACAGCCACGTCAGCGACGCCAGCGATGAAACGAGAATGCCTTCTTCCAGCACCAGAAGGCGCGATAGCGCGATCGACAGCGGCATGAGGGCGATATAGGGCATCAGCGCGAATAAGCTCGACTGCAGCACGTCCCGGAACTTCCCTTCCCCGTCCTTGACCGTGCTGACCAGATAGTTGGCGACGACCCATGCGGCGAGCGGAGCCAGGAAACGGGCGATTTCCGACGCCGGCTTGATTGTGTCCAGGTTGTACGGATGGAATATAAATCCGGTCCAGTACAAGGAAGCGATCTTCACCCCGACGAGCAGCAGGACGATCAGCAGCAGGGTGACGGCCGACAGCTTCCGCCCTTTGATTCGGTAAAAGCCGTCGAACGGATGAAACATCGTGCGCCAAGCATCCCGCAGTTCCCTGCCGATGCGGCCGACGGAAGCCGGAACGACTTTGCGCGCCCTTCCCGCCAATCGCCGAAGGACGAACCTATAGAGCGCCCAGGCAAACGCGATGGCGCCCGCCATGTAGCCAAGATCGTTCTGGATCCACTCCAGCCGATAAGTCCAATAGGCATCGGAATACCTTTCGTTGTCGTAGGAGATACGGAAATTCTCCATCGCGTCCTTCGGCCGCCCCTGCTTGGCCGCGATTTCTCCCAATCCCGAATAGGCCAGGCCGATGATCTCGTTGTACGATATCACCTTGTTCCAGTTCCGTTCGCTTTTCTCGTAATCGCCGACGTAGTAATCGGCCGCGGCCGTCAGCACCGCATCGCCGAATTCGGTTCGGTCGAAGGCCTGCAACAGCCCCTGATCGGAATCGAGCACCCACAAGCGATACCGGGTATCGATGCCGATCCCGACCGGATAGGAAAGCACGCCCCGCTGCTGCGGCTCCTTGCGAATGCGGCCGAACGCGAACAACTGGGTTCCTCCGGGACTGTAGATGGAGATCATCGCGTCCCATTTGTTCTCCTTCCTGTCGAGGACGTAGAAGAAATCCCGCCCGTCCGTCGCGACATCCGCGATCTGGTCGGATTCGGCGAATTTGGCCGTCTTCAGGCTCGTAAACCGGTTCACGCCGCCGGCCGTCAGCTTCTTCACCGCCCCCGCGGTCACTCCGGTCGTCGTCGCGTACACGTACCCGCTTCCGTCTATCGTCGCGTTGGTCAGCTCGGGAGGACGCTTGATCTCCTCCTTCGCCAGTTGCTCCTTCGTAAACACGGTCCTTTTCAGCCGATCCAGCCACGTCCCCGCCGTTCGGTTGCCGCCGAAGAAGCCGGTGAATTCGCCCTTCCCGTCCATTCGCACGAGCCCCTGGTAGGAGCCTTTGGAGACGATATACATGACGCCTCTAGCGTCCACGCTCACCTTCGTCGGCATGAAAAAGTAGGACGGCGGCATCAGCCCTTCCGCCGGCTTCCCGAACGCCCGAAGAAAGGTCCCGTCCGGGTCGAACACGGCAATGCGCTGATGACCCGTATCGGCGACGTAGATCGTGCCGTCCGACCGAACGAATACCCCTTCCGGTGCCTTCAGCGCGCCGTCTCCTTCGGCATCGCCGATGCTTCTCGTCCACTTTCCCCCGCTGTCGTATTCGATCACCCGGTCGTTGCCTTTGTCCGCGACGAACAGCCGGTCGTCCGCCGCGACGAACAAGTCGCTCGGCTGCTTCATCGCCTGCTCGCCTTTCCCGACGATCGTCATTCCGACGGTGTATACGTCCTGCATCCCATACGTTCTCGTGCTTGCTCCCCCGGTTCCGTGGGAGACGTAGAACGTATCGTAGGGCTGCCAAGCGGAAGCTTGCATCGGGAACAAAAGAAGGACGGCCAGCAGCACCGGGACGGATCTCGCCATCGTTCGCATCATCATACATTCGCCTCGTTTCGTTCTACTTCACGCCCGAATGGACCATCGTCTCCATGATCCTTCTTTGCGCCAGCAGGAAGATGATCAGATTCGGCAGAAACAGCAGCAACCCGGCGGCCGCCGCCATTCCCTGGCCCGCAACCGTATTCGCCGCGCCGCTCGTAAGCGTCATCATATAGTACGGCAGCGTCTTCATCGTCTCGTCCTGCATGAACAGCGTCGATGCGGACGTATCGCCCCACACGCCCTGGAACGTGATGATCGAGATCGTGGCGATGGCGGGCATCGCCAACGGAACGATGATGCGGGCGAATACCCGGAATTCCGACGCTCCGTCGATTTTGGCCGCCTCCAGCAGTTCGTTCGGAATTTGGTCGATGAACTGCTTGATCAGGAACACCGCGACCGGAGAGGCGACGACCGGCAGAACGTGACCGAAATAAGTATTGTTCAAGTTCAGCCAACCGATGATCAGATAGCGGGGGATCGCCACGGTCTCGGCCGCGTACATGAGCGCCAGCATGATCGCGCCCATCACGATCCGCTTCGGTCCGAACTTCAGCTTGGACAGCACGTACGCGGCCATGCAACTGGACAGGATGACGGCGGCCATCGCCAGCGCGGACACGAGCACGCTGTTGTACAGATAGCGCGAGAACGGCACGATCGTCGCCCCCGGACGCAGGAACAGGTCGTAAAAATTCGTCAGCGTCGGCTCCTTCGCGAGGAACGTCGGCGGGAACAAGAACAGCTCGTGAAAAGGCTTGAAAGCATGGTTCGCGATGAAGACGATCGGCAGCGACATGAAGGCGGCCAGCAGCAGCAAGCCCATCAGCAGCAGCGTTTCGAACGGCGTCATCTTTCGCAGTTGCTTCGCGATCGTTCCCATCTTCAGTCCCCCTCCTTCGGGCCGAACAGCCGATAGCTAAACCTCATGGCGGCATAGGAGAACAGAAGCAGCACGACCGAGAGCATCGACGCGTAACCGAGCTCGAACCGGATAAAGGCATAATCGTCGATATGATTCA
Encoded proteins:
- a CDS encoding YIP1 family protein; amino-acid sequence: MMMRTMARSVPVLLAVLLLFPMQASAWQPYDTFYVSHGTGGASTRTYGMQDVYTVGMTIVGKGEQAMKQPSDLFVAADDRLFVADKGNDRVIEYDSGGKWTRSIGDAEGDGALKAPEGVFVRSDGTIYVADTGHQRIAVFDPDGTFLRAFGKPAEGLMPPSYFFMPTKVSVDARGVMYIVSKGSYQGLVRMDGKGEFTGFFGGNRTAGTWLDRLKRTVFTKEQLAKEEIKRPPELTNATIDGSGYVYATTTGVTAGAVKKLTAGGVNRFTSLKTAKFAESDQIADVATDGRDFFYVLDRKENKWDAMISIYSPGGTQLFAFGRIRKEPQQRGVLSYPVGIGIDTRYRLWVLDSDQGLLQAFDRTEFGDAVLTAAADYYVGDYEKSERNWNKVISYNEIIGLAYSGLGEIAAKQGRPKDAMENFRISYDNERYSDAYWTYRLEWIQNDLGYMAGAIAFAWALYRFVLRRLAGRARKVVPASVGRIGRELRDAWRTMFHPFDGFYRIKGRKLSAVTLLLIVLLLVGVKIASLYWTGFIFHPYNLDTIKPASEIARFLAPLAAWVVANYLVSTVKDGEGKFRDVLQSSLFALMPYIALMPLSIALSRLLVLEEGILVSSLASLTWLWSGALLLVSSQVVHNFEFVENLKNSAITVVAICILFLFVAVTTGLTYNVSDFIYQLYKEATVFG
- a CDS encoding carbohydrate ABC transporter permease produces the protein MGTIAKQLRKMTPFETLLLMGLLLLAAFMSLPIVFIANHAFKPFHELFLFPPTFLAKEPTLTNFYDLFLRPGATIVPFSRYLYNSVLVSALAMAAVILSSCMAAYVLSKLKFGPKRIVMGAIMLALMYAAETVAIPRYLIIGWLNLNNTYFGHVLPVVASPVAVFLIKQFIDQIPNELLEAAKIDGASEFRVFARIIVPLAMPAIATISIITFQGVWGDTSASTLFMQDETMKTLPYYMMTLTSGAANTVAGQGMAAAAGLLLFLPNLIIFLLAQRRIMETMVHSGVK
- a CDS encoding DUF5696 domain-containing protein — translated: MTRRKRLWLAAAICAAAVCAGLAVRGLLTPPSAESFDTAAYAPAAIAMPQGAAWQPSDLDAQGFAVAARTQRYELLVQPATGQVIVKNASSGERWRSNPDPAALENETVGGALRKNLESPFILEYYEQSKVQRLVTNVLEPSVTPTFTAMDDGVAVRFDIGKLDIAFSMLYQLTADGFRVSIPAAGIEENGKFRILSIDPLPFFGAADDAVPGYIFVPDGPGGLIRFPREREIVGDGYDQYVYGPEMTNKTFGPVTASMPVFGLKRGDRAFVAVIAAGEKASAVRGLPSGLVSTLNSVNARFLYREEYNRRLNLSGRSLRVFQEEPLREDRAILYAFLEGEEADYAGMAKRYRQHLLDAGQLGPPMDPQTDVPLHLTLVGGDTIPYGSRRYETATTFGQAEEMLEQLKEAGLNNVRVTLLNWQREGSLAPTLKLEAEKKLGGEAGLKTLIDTAHDLGYRLYLAADLVQGDSQALKLSPKTNGIRSAEGDVLFADEYFFLNPNVTYDLARDLIRDAGKLGADGILYDWLGDALFRDYNPNRRYTRNDTAVVFDRILKQTRLELGGAGAYLGNAYALRSLTDIQRLTSESHKYYAIDETVPFYPMVLHGSIAYSMTDGNLRDNNEEEFLKAIEYGAVPAFTLTAESSRTLMDTKTWGLFASRFSQWKEKLVREYEEFNRLADISDQPMIGHAKRAEGIFATKYANGITVVVDYNAKSFRVEKGGAG